The DNA window TTGAGGATGAATCATGGAGACGAACTCGACGAGCGGCGCCTCCGGCGCCGAGAGTATCGTGGTGGAGAACCTCCAGAAGCGCTACGGCGACTTCGAGGCGCTCCGCGGCATCAGTTTTAGCATCAAACCCGGGGAAATCGTGGGATTTCTGGGGCCCAACGGCGCCGGAAAGACCACCACGATGAAGATTCTGACCTGCTTTATGGCGGCGACCGAGGGCCGCGCCCGGGTGGCCGGGTATGACGTGCATCAGGCCTCGCGTCAGGTGCGAGAGCGGATCGGTTATCTGCCCGAGAACGTGCCTCTTTACGACGAGATGCTCGTCTACGACTACCTTAAGTTTATGGCCGATCTTCGCGGGGTGGCGAAGGCGCGTCGCCAGGAGCGCATTCAGGCCGTGGCCGAACTCACCGGCCTGGGGCAGGTGATGGGCCGCCCGATTGGCGAACTCTCCCGGGGTTATCGTCAGCGCGTGGGGTTGGCTCAGGCCATCATTCATGAGCCCGAGGTCATCGTGCTCGACGAGCCGACCACCGGGCTCGATCCCAACCAGATCATTGAGATCCGCGACGTCATCAAGACCATTGGCCGGCACAAGACGATCATCTTCTCCACGCATATCCTCCAGGAGGTCACCGCGGTCTGCGATCGGATCATCATCATCAACCGTGGTCAGATCGTGGCCGATGGCTCGCTCCATGAGTTGGAGGCGCGAGTGGCGCAGGCCGAACCCGGGCTACGGGTGAGCTTTGCCGGCGAGCCCACCGCGGCATTGCAAACCTGGCTGGCGGAGCTGCCCGGGGTAGAGGGGGTCTACGCGGTCAGTGGGGCTCCGACCATGGCGAGCTTTCGGCTGAAGACCCGGGATAAAGCTCAGACGCGCCGGGCGCTGCTGGCCGCGGAGCCGCCGGCGGAGCACGAACTCTTAAGCCTGACCGAGGAGGAGCCCACGCTGGAGTCGATCTTTCGCCTCTTTACCGGCGGGTCCACCGAAGAAGGGGAGGTGTCGGAGGCTGGTGAGTCCGGGGCGCAGGGGGCCTCGGAGACTGAAGCCGCCGCGCCGTCGCCGGTGGAACAGGACGAGGAGGAGGAGGCGTTGAGCGACGCCGCATCCAACGTCCCCAGCGCAGGGGAGGGCGCCGCTGACGCCCGCCAAGAGGAGGTCTCACGTGGGTAATATTCTGCTGATCACTCGCCGCGAGCTGGGCACCTACTTCAATTCGGTGGTGGCCTACATCGTGGTGATCTTGTTTCTCGTCATCACCGGGGCGCTCTTCTGGCTGAACTTCTTTCAGGAGATCAGCGTGGTGTCCCTGCGGGCCTTTTTCAGTCAGGCGCCCCTCTTCCTGGCGTTTTTTGCGCCGGCGATCACCATGGGGCTTCTGGCCAGCGAGAAACGCTCGGGCACCCTGGAGCTTTTGATGACCATGCCGGTGAGCGATCTGCAGATCGTGGTCGGCAAGTTCCTGGCGGCGGTGGTGCTCCTGGGCGTGGTCTTCTTGATGACGCTTCCTTATCCGCTGACCCTCTCGATGCTCGGCGAGCTGGACTGGGGCGCGGTGGGCGCGGGCTACATCGGGTTGATGCTCCTGGGCGCGACCTACGCGGCGGTGGGGGTGATGGCGTCGAGTTTTACCCGCGACCAGGTGGTGGCCATCCTGGTGGCGTTCTCGATCTGCTTTTTCCTCTACCTGGTCGATCAGCTTGTGGGGCCGGCCTCCGGCGCGGCGGTACGCGCGGCGGAGTACCTCTCTACGAGCTACCACTTTGAGAACATCGCCCGCGGGGTCGTCGATGCGCGAGACGTCTTCTACTACCTCTCGGTGATGGGAGTGAGCCTGGGCGTGGCCACGCTGAGCGTGGGCGCGCGCCGCTGGTGATCGAGGCATTGAGGACGAACCGAACGAGGAGCAAACCATGAGTCAAACCAACACCCACTCGGGAGCCCGTCGTCGCCTGATCAGCCGTGCTCATACCCTGGTGATGGGCGTGCTGCTGGTAGCGATCGCCGTGGCCGCCAACGCCGCGATGAGCCAGGTCTTCTGGCGCCTGGATCTGACCGAGAACCAGATTTACACCCTGAGCGAGCCCAGCCGAGCGGCCGTCCGGGAGTTGGAGGAGCCGGTGGAGGTGCACGCGTTTATCTCTCCCGATCTTCCGGCGCCCTTTCACTCCTTAAGTCAGGATGTGGCCGATCTGCTCTCGGAGTATCAGGCCGCCAGCGGCGGAAAACTCACCTTTAAAATCATCGCCCCCGAAGAGAGCCCTGAGCAGGA is part of the Lujinxingia litoralis genome and encodes:
- a CDS encoding ABC transporter permease → MGNILLITRRELGTYFNSVVAYIVVILFLVITGALFWLNFFQEISVVSLRAFFSQAPLFLAFFAPAITMGLLASEKRSGTLELLMTMPVSDLQIVVGKFLAAVVLLGVVFLMTLPYPLTLSMLGELDWGAVGAGYIGLMLLGATYAAVGVMASSFTRDQVVAILVAFSICFFLYLVDQLVGPASGAAVRAAEYLSTSYHFENIARGVVDARDVFYYLSVMGVSLGVATLSVGARRW
- a CDS encoding ATP-binding cassette domain-containing protein; translated protein: METNSTSGASGAESIVVENLQKRYGDFEALRGISFSIKPGEIVGFLGPNGAGKTTTMKILTCFMAATEGRARVAGYDVHQASRQVRERIGYLPENVPLYDEMLVYDYLKFMADLRGVAKARRQERIQAVAELTGLGQVMGRPIGELSRGYRQRVGLAQAIIHEPEVIVLDEPTTGLDPNQIIEIRDVIKTIGRHKTIIFSTHILQEVTAVCDRIIIINRGQIVADGSLHELEARVAQAEPGLRVSFAGEPTAALQTWLAELPGVEGVYAVSGAPTMASFRLKTRDKAQTRRALLAAEPPAEHELLSLTEEEPTLESIFRLFTGGSTEEGEVSEAGESGAQGASETEAAAPSPVEQDEEEEALSDAASNVPSAGEGAADARQEEVSRG